The Breoghania sp. genome has a segment encoding these proteins:
- a CDS encoding DUF3108 domain-containing protein, whose translation MTVFNAARTRPCRPFVAAVAGLGLLAPLVLAAAAPADAASRGTRLGASYDISFSGLTFAKGDLSVDIKGNAYEARMGMRTSGLVGVFVASKSNAESTGRLRGSHVVPTRYSMMAEESKISSRVAIHMGQGNVQDFAVSPQLKKRPDRIPVTKRHRYNVVDPLSAAIMPIARKRDSLSPEACNRRLPIFDGWQRYDVQLSYRRTENVSGRGYDGPVIVCGARWIPVAGHRPAKKSVQYMADNKHIEIWLAPVADEPLLVPYRISLRTMSGDIVVEARKMTLREMDKRRAAR comes from the coding sequence ATGACCGTTTTCAATGCCGCACGCACACGCCCATGCCGGCCATTTGTGGCCGCAGTTGCCGGGCTCGGCCTGCTCGCTCCCCTGGTTCTTGCCGCGGCCGCGCCCGCCGATGCGGCCTCCCGCGGCACCCGGCTTGGCGCCAGCTACGACATTTCCTTTTCCGGCCTGACCTTCGCCAAGGGCGACCTGTCCGTGGATATCAAGGGCAACGCCTATGAGGCCCGCATGGGCATGCGCACCTCGGGTCTGGTTGGCGTTTTCGTGGCTTCCAAGTCCAACGCGGAAAGCACCGGTCGCCTGCGTGGCTCCCACGTGGTTCCCACCCGCTATTCGATGATGGCGGAAGAATCGAAGATCTCCTCCCGCGTCGCCATCCATATGGGCCAGGGCAACGTGCAGGATTTCGCGGTGAGCCCTCAGCTCAAGAAGCGGCCGGATCGCATTCCCGTCACGAAGCGCCACCGTTACAATGTGGTCGACCCGCTCTCCGCCGCCATCATGCCGATCGCGCGCAAGCGGGACAGCCTGTCGCCCGAAGCCTGCAACCGCCGCCTGCCGATCTTCGACGGTTGGCAGCGCTATGACGTGCAGCTTTCCTATCGGCGCACGGAAAACGTCTCCGGGCGCGGCTATGATGGCCCCGTTATCGTGTGCGGTGCGCGCTGGATACCGGTTGCCGGCCATCGCCCGGCAAAGAAGTCGGTTCAATACATGGCCGACAACAAGCACATCGAGATCTGGCTGGCACCGGTGGCAGACGAACCGCTTCTGGTGCCCTACCGCATTTCGCTTCGCACCATGAGCGGCGACATCGTGGTGGAAGCGCGGAAAATGACGCTGCGCGAGATGGACAAACGCCGCGCGGCGCGCTGA
- the rpmB gene encoding 50S ribosomal protein L28 produces MARRCELTGKDVMTGNNVSHANNKSRRRFLPNLCNVTLMSETLGRSFSLRICAHALRSVEHRGGLDAFLAKAKTDELSLKAAQLKREIKRKQQAATA; encoded by the coding sequence ATGGCCCGACGGTGCGAACTCACCGGCAAGGACGTGATGACCGGCAACAACGTCAGCCACGCGAACAACAAGTCGCGTCGCCGCTTTCTGCCGAATCTGTGCAACGTCACGCTCATGAGCGAGACGCTTGGCCGTTCGTTCAGCCTGCGCATCTGTGCGCATGCGCTGCGTTCGGTGGAGCATCGCGGCGGTCTCGACGCGTTCCTGGCCAAGGCCAAGACCGACGAACTGTCGCTGAAGGCCGCTCAGCTGAAGCGCGAAATCAAGCGCAAGCAGCAGGCTGCCACCGCCTAA
- a CDS encoding VUT family protein, with the protein MTRTQPLTVRSLALGVTAMALVVLASNILVQYPFQMTVGGYDLADLLTWGAFTYPAAFLVTDLTNRRFGAVAARWVVFVGFCVAVALSVTLSNPRIALASGSAFLAAQMLDVFVFDRLRRSSWWKAPFLSSFLGSVLDTILFFGIAFSMAFAFLGHGDAFATDQAPLLGLFNIEAPRWISWAVGDFSVKMLVSLTLLAPYRLLMQVIRPMPAVV; encoded by the coding sequence ATGACCCGGACGCAGCCTTTAACCGTCCGTTCGCTGGCCCTTGGCGTGACCGCCATGGCGCTGGTTGTTCTGGCGTCCAATATTCTGGTTCAGTATCCGTTCCAGATGACCGTCGGCGGCTATGATCTGGCCGACCTGCTCACCTGGGGCGCCTTCACCTATCCTGCAGCCTTTCTCGTGACGGATCTGACGAACCGCCGGTTCGGGGCGGTTGCTGCGCGCTGGGTGGTGTTTGTCGGTTTCTGTGTGGCGGTCGCGCTGTCGGTCACGCTCTCCAACCCGCGCATTGCACTGGCATCCGGCTCGGCCTTTCTGGCCGCCCAGATGCTCGACGTCTTTGTTTTCGACCGCCTGCGCCGCAGTTCCTGGTGGAAGGCTCCGTTTCTCTCGTCCTTCCTTGGCTCCGTGCTCGACACGATCCTGTTCTTCGGGATTGCGTTTTCGATGGCGTTCGCATTTCTGGGGCATGGCGACGCGTTTGCGACCGATCAGGCGCCGCTTCTGGGCCTCTTCAACATCGAAGCGCCGCGCTGGATTTCCTGGGCGGTCGGCGATTTCTCGGTGAAGATGCTCGTCTCCCTGACGCTGCTTGCGCCCTATCGCCTGCTGATGCAGGTGATCCGGCCGATGCCTGCGGTCGTGTGA
- a CDS encoding GFA family protein yields MRIDGGCHCGAITFEADMDPDAVYVCNCTDCQVLSGSPYRIVIVVAADKVTLSGEPKIYMKTAESGRPRQQTFCGECGAPVYSRGVGADAGMMALRWGLVTQRHDIKPVRKAWCRSEAPWLDELVRLPGNETA; encoded by the coding sequence ATGCGTATTGACGGGGGCTGCCATTGCGGCGCCATCACCTTTGAAGCGGACATGGACCCGGACGCGGTCTATGTCTGCAACTGCACCGACTGCCAGGTCCTCAGCGGATCTCCGTATCGGATCGTGATCGTGGTCGCAGCCGACAAGGTGACGCTTTCAGGCGAGCCGAAGATCTACATGAAGACCGCAGAAAGCGGGCGCCCCCGTCAACAGACCTTCTGTGGCGAATGCGGCGCCCCCGTCTATTCGCGCGGGGTGGGCGCGGATGCGGGCATGATGGCGCTGCGATGGGGCCTGGTGACCCAACGCCATGACATCAAGCCCGTGCGCAAGGCATGGTGCCGATCTGAAGCCCCCTGGCTCGATGAGCTCGTCAGGCTCCCCGGCAACGAAACGGCCTGA
- a CDS encoding thiolase family protein, protein MAAGLCSTFSDAWLLDGARTPFVDYNGALGLISPIDLGIKAGRAALEKCAIDPGDIGSVICGNMAQASYDAYMLPRHVGLYSGVSQEVPAHLVQRVCGTGIEVVMQAADTVSLGRAEAALCVGAESMSRNPIAAYTHRGGFRMGQVEFKDFLWEALLDPACSCTMGDTAENLAKRYQITREEVDAFAVRSFECAIAARDSGFFDDEIAPVTSETFALEGYNDRGIRLPRKVEAVEEDSHVRPSPIEVLAKIRPAFGGVQTGGNSSAVVDGAAGAVVCSSAYAEKAGKMPLARIVAGVSLGVPPEIMGIGPAPAIARLCALTGVPLSEIDRIEINEAFGAQILACIRELGLDEAKVNVNGGAIAIGHPLGATGVRLSLTVARELKRSGLRYGIASACIGGGQGIAMLVENVAAVN, encoded by the coding sequence ATGGCCGCTGGCCTTTGTTCCACTTTTTCCGATGCCTGGCTGCTGGATGGCGCCCGCACCCCCTTTGTCGACTACAACGGCGCGCTGGGACTGATCTCGCCCATCGATCTGGGCATCAAGGCCGGACGCGCCGCGCTTGAGAAATGCGCCATCGATCCCGGCGACATCGGTTCCGTCATTTGCGGTAACATGGCGCAGGCGAGCTATGACGCCTACATGCTTCCGCGCCATGTGGGCCTCTATAGCGGCGTTTCCCAGGAGGTGCCCGCTCATCTTGTCCAGCGGGTCTGCGGCACCGGCATCGAGGTGGTCATGCAGGCCGCCGACACGGTCTCTCTCGGGCGTGCCGAGGCCGCGCTGTGCGTCGGCGCCGAATCCATGAGCCGCAACCCCATCGCCGCCTATACACATCGCGGCGGCTTTCGCATGGGGCAGGTGGAGTTCAAGGACTTCCTGTGGGAAGCCCTGCTCGACCCCGCCTGCTCCTGCACCATGGGCGATACGGCGGAAAATCTCGCTAAACGCTATCAGATCACCCGCGAGGAGGTGGATGCCTTCGCCGTTCGCTCCTTCGAGTGCGCCATTGCCGCCCGCGATTCCGGTTTCTTCGATGACGAAATCGCCCCCGTTACCAGCGAGACCTTCGCGCTAGAGGGCTACAACGACCGCGGCATCCGCCTGCCGCGCAAGGTGGAGGCGGTGGAGGAAGACAGCCACGTCAGGCCCTCCCCCATCGAGGTTCTGGCAAAGATCCGCCCGGCCTTTGGCGGCGTTCAGACAGGCGGCAATTCCTCTGCGGTCGTGGACGGAGCGGCCGGTGCGGTGGTGTGCTCGTCCGCCTATGCCGAGAAGGCCGGCAAAATGCCGCTTGCGCGCATTGTGGCCGGTGTCTCGCTCGGCGTCCCGCCGGAGATCATGGGCATCGGCCCGGCTCCTGCGATTGCCCGTCTGTGCGCGCTGACCGGCGTCCCGCTTTCCGAAATCGACCGGATCGAGATCAACGAGGCTTTCGGGGCGCAGATCCTCGCCTGCATTCGCGAGCTTGGGCTCGATGAGGCGAAGGTCAACGTGAATGGCGGGGCCATCGCCATCGGCCATCCGCTGGGCGCGACGGGGGTGCGCCTGTCGCTGACGGTTGCACGCGAACTGAAACGCTCCGGCCTGCGCTATGGCATCGCGTCGGCCTGCATTGGCGGCGGACAGGGCATCGCCATGCTGGTGGAAAATGTCGCCGCCGTGAACTGA
- a CDS encoding feruloyl-CoA synthase — protein MALQAFAEPVFRSEDYRDVALMDLTVNTHEHDDGTIYIQPEAELGPYPGKLTERLDHWARQAPQRTFIAMRDPEKGGAWRELSYGRTRALVRSLAQALIDRGLSPERPVAILSGNDIEHALLGLACLYAGIPYAPISPAYSTLSTDHAKLKHIIGLLTPGLIFASDGETFARAFQTLASDDREFVVTRKGDEKTTLFETLTETPETLDVDRAHEAVGPDTIAKFLFTSGSTGLPKGVINTQRMICANQVMLNTVLQFLKEEPPVIVDWLPWNHTFGGNHNVGLVLFNGGTLYIDEGKPMPGGIEETVRNLREISPTVYFNVPKGYEALIPYLKTEPDLRKRFFARLKLTFFAGAGLAQPVWDEFDRIAIGETGKKIVMLTGLGATESAPFALSCSPETTASGHVGVPVPGLELKLAPVDGKMEARLKGPNITPGYWRDEKNTAKAFDEEGYYKLGDALKFIDRSRPNLGFLFDGRVAEDFKLATGTWVSVGPLRARFLDHFAPFARDVVIAGLNRDDVTAMVFPDLGACRTLVPDLGSEARPAALLRHPALRTMLKERLDAMAREATGSSTRICRLLVLEEPPCIDAGEVTDKGSINQRAVLARRAELVERLYDVACPPDIIEID, from the coding sequence ATGGCGCTTCAAGCCTTTGCCGAACCGGTTTTCCGGTCCGAGGACTATCGTGACGTGGCGTTGATGGATCTGACCGTCAACACCCATGAGCACGATGACGGTACAATCTATATTCAGCCAGAAGCCGAGCTCGGCCCCTATCCGGGCAAGCTCACGGAAAGGCTCGACCACTGGGCGAGACAGGCGCCTCAGCGCACTTTCATCGCCATGCGCGATCCCGAAAAGGGCGGCGCCTGGCGCGAGCTCTCCTACGGCCGTACCCGCGCCCTGGTGCGCAGTCTCGCGCAAGCGTTGATCGACCGGGGACTGAGCCCGGAGCGTCCGGTTGCGATCCTGTCGGGCAATGACATCGAGCACGCGCTGCTTGGCCTCGCCTGCCTCTATGCCGGCATTCCCTATGCGCCGATCTCGCCGGCCTATTCCACGCTTTCAACCGACCACGCGAAGCTCAAGCACATCATTGGCCTACTGACGCCCGGACTGATCTTCGCCTCCGATGGCGAGACTTTCGCGCGCGCGTTTCAGACGCTGGCGTCAGACGACCGCGAATTCGTCGTCACGCGCAAGGGCGATGAGAAGACCACGCTGTTCGAGACGCTGACCGAGACGCCGGAAACGCTGGATGTGGACCGTGCGCATGAAGCCGTGGGCCCGGACACCATCGCCAAGTTTCTCTTCACCTCCGGCTCCACAGGGCTTCCCAAGGGCGTCATCAACACCCAGCGGATGATCTGCGCCAACCAGGTGATGCTGAACACGGTTCTGCAATTCCTCAAGGAAGAGCCGCCGGTGATTGTCGACTGGCTGCCCTGGAACCACACGTTCGGCGGCAACCACAATGTTGGCCTCGTGCTCTTTAACGGCGGGACCCTCTATATCGATGAAGGCAAGCCGATGCCGGGGGGAATTGAGGAAACGGTGCGCAATCTGCGCGAGATCTCTCCGACCGTCTATTTCAACGTGCCCAAGGGCTATGAGGCCCTCATTCCCTATCTGAAGACCGAACCGGACCTGCGAAAGCGGTTCTTCGCGCGCCTCAAGCTCACCTTCTTTGCCGGTGCCGGCCTTGCTCAGCCTGTGTGGGATGAGTTCGACCGGATCGCGATTGGAGAAACGGGCAAGAAGATCGTCATGCTGACCGGTCTTGGCGCGACCGAAAGCGCGCCCTTCGCCTTGTCGTGCTCACCGGAGACCACGGCGTCCGGCCATGTGGGTGTGCCGGTTCCCGGACTGGAGCTGAAGCTCGCGCCGGTGGATGGAAAGATGGAGGCCCGCCTGAAAGGCCCCAACATCACCCCGGGATACTGGCGTGACGAGAAGAACACCGCAAAGGCCTTCGACGAGGAGGGCTATTACAAGCTCGGCGACGCGCTGAAATTCATCGACCGGAGCCGCCCCAATCTGGGCTTCCTCTTCGATGGCCGGGTTGCGGAGGACTTCAAGCTGGCGACCGGAACCTGGGTCAGCGTGGGCCCGCTGCGGGCGCGTTTCCTCGACCATTTCGCGCCTTTCGCGCGCGACGTGGTCATTGCCGGGCTGAACCGGGACGACGTGACGGCGATGGTCTTTCCCGACCTTGGGGCCTGTCGCACCCTTGTGCCGGACCTCGGCTCCGAGGCAAGACCCGCGGCCCTTCTGCGCCACCCCGCCCTGCGCACAATGCTGAAGGAGCGGCTTGACGCCATGGCGCGTGAGGCCACCGGTTCCTCCACCCGCATCTGCCGTCTCCTGGTGCTGGAGGAGCCGCCTTGTATCGATGCCGGAGAGGTGACCGACAAGGGCTCCATCAATCAGCGCGCCGTGCTGGCGCGCCGTGCCGAGCTGGTGGAGCGGCTCTATGACGTCGCCTGCCCACCCGACATCATCGAGATAGACTGA
- a CDS encoding dipeptide ABC transporter ATP-binding protein, protein MKQETARSETRRGETVLVAKDIKRHYEIPQGAFGKPKVLKAVDGASFTLERGKTLAVVGESGCGKSTLARVVTMIEPASGGSLKIGKTDVVGASKDALSALRSKVQIVFQNPYGSLNPRQKIGAALEEPLLVNTNLSRKEREEKARAMMAEVGLRPEHYDRYPHMFSGGQRQRIAIARALMLDPSILVLDEPTSALDVSIQAQVLNLLREIQRRYNLAYLFISHDLSVVRYIADEVMVMYLGRPVEQGPRDAIFESPQHPYTQALLSATPVANPEGKRERIVLTGELPSPIAPPPGCTFHPRCPKATAMCQQALPPVQTVCGTTSWCHRPWESDEAGKAASEPAA, encoded by the coding sequence ATGAAACAGGAAACCGCCCGCAGCGAAACCCGTCGGGGTGAAACGGTCCTTGTCGCAAAGGACATCAAGCGCCACTACGAAATTCCGCAAGGCGCCTTCGGCAAGCCGAAGGTGCTGAAAGCCGTGGATGGTGCGAGCTTCACGCTGGAACGCGGAAAGACGCTGGCGGTGGTGGGGGAATCGGGCTGTGGCAAGTCCACGCTCGCCCGTGTCGTCACCATGATCGAACCCGCCAGCGGCGGCTCGCTCAAGATCGGCAAGACCGATGTCGTGGGTGCGTCGAAGGACGCGCTTTCGGCGCTGCGCTCCAAGGTCCAGATCGTCTTCCAGAACCCCTATGGCTCCCTCAATCCGCGCCAGAAGATCGGCGCCGCGCTGGAGGAGCCGCTTCTCGTCAATACCAACCTGTCGCGCAAGGAACGAGAAGAGAAGGCCCGCGCCATGATGGCCGAGGTGGGCCTGCGCCCCGAGCATTACGATCGCTATCCGCACATGTTCTCCGGCGGCCAGCGGCAGCGTATCGCCATTGCGCGCGCTCTGATGCTCGACCCGTCGATCCTTGTCCTCGACGAGCCGACCTCCGCACTGGACGTGTCGATCCAGGCGCAGGTTCTGAACCTGCTTCGCGAGATCCAGCGGCGCTACAACTTGGCCTATCTGTTCATCTCGCATGACCTGTCGGTGGTGCGCTACATCGCCGATGAGGTGATGGTGATGTATCTGGGCCGCCCGGTGGAACAGGGGCCGCGGGACGCGATCTTCGAAAGCCCGCAGCATCCCTACACGCAGGCCCTCCTGTCGGCGACGCCGGTGGCGAACCCGGAAGGCAAGCGCGAGCGCATCGTGCTCACCGGCGAGCTGCCTTCGCCGATTGCGCCGCCGCCCGGCTGCACCTTCCATCCGCGCTGCCCCAAGGCCACGGCCATGTGCCAGCAGGCTCTGCCGCCGGTGCAGACCGTCTGCGGCACGACGAGCTGGTGCCATCGTCCGTGGGAAAGCGACGAGGCCGGAAAGGCGGCCTCCGAGCCCGCTGCCTGA
- a CDS encoding ABC transporter ATP-binding protein, translating to MSLLDFSNLSVEFETLNGVFRAVDKVSLTVNPGEVVAIVGESGSGKSVSMLAVMGLLPWTAHVTADHMTFQGRDMLSMPGKEKRKIIGRDISMIFQEPTTSLNPCFTVGYQITETLKMHTDLSRSERKNRAIELLRLVGIPAPERRISAFPHQLSGGMNQRVMIAMAIACDPKLLIADEPTTALDVTIQAQILELLLKIKEENDMGLVLITHDMGVVAETADRVVVQYAGQQVEQQPVKGLFHDPHHPYTSALLAALPERATGDHLPSIPGVVPGQFDRPTGCLFSPRCKFATDKCRLEQPPRAGAELGYALCHTPLSDGKPDSEAA from the coding sequence ATGTCCCTCCTCGATTTTTCAAACCTGAGCGTCGAGTTCGAGACGCTGAACGGCGTTTTCCGCGCCGTCGACAAGGTCTCGCTGACCGTCAATCCCGGCGAAGTCGTCGCGATCGTGGGCGAGTCCGGATCGGGCAAGTCGGTCTCCATGCTGGCAGTCATGGGCCTTCTGCCCTGGACCGCCCATGTCACCGCCGATCACATGACCTTTCAGGGCCGGGACATGTTGTCCATGCCCGGCAAGGAAAAGCGCAAGATCATCGGCCGCGACATTTCGATGATCTTCCAGGAGCCGACCACGAGCCTCAATCCGTGTTTCACGGTCGGATATCAGATCACCGAAACGCTGAAGATGCACACGGACCTGAGCCGTTCGGAGCGCAAGAACCGCGCGATCGAGCTTCTGCGGCTCGTCGGCATTCCCGCGCCCGAGCGCCGGATCTCCGCCTTCCCGCATCAGCTTTCCGGCGGCATGAACCAGCGCGTGATGATCGCCATGGCGATCGCCTGCGATCCCAAGCTTCTGATCGCGGACGAGCCGACAACGGCGCTCGACGTGACCATTCAGGCCCAGATCCTTGAGCTTCTGCTGAAGATCAAGGAAGAGAACGACATGGGCCTCGTGCTGATCACCCACGATATGGGTGTGGTGGCGGAAACCGCTGACCGCGTCGTCGTGCAATATGCGGGACAACAAGTCGAGCAACAGCCGGTGAAGGGTCTCTTCCACGATCCGCATCATCCCTACACGTCCGCGCTTCTCGCAGCCCTTCCGGAGCGCGCGACAGGTGATCACCTGCCCTCCATTCCGGGCGTGGTGCCGGGACAGTTCGACCGCCCGACCGGGTGCCTGTTCTCCCCGCGCTGCAAGTTCGCAACCGACAAGTGCCGCCTTGAACAGCCGCCGCGCGCTGGCGCCGAGCTTGGCTACGCGCTTTGCCACACGCCGCTTTCCGACGGCAAACCGGACAGCGAGGCTGCATGA
- a CDS encoding ABC transporter permease subunit, protein MSETTLTTSQPERATGRIALLKEFWQYFSTNRGAVAGLFFFLAIIIIALFANYVAPHGASVQYRDALLVPPSWTEGGDARFLLGTDAVGRDILSRLIYGSRYSLFIGCVVVSIALIAGICFGLLAGAMRGWVDTLIMRVMDIILSFPSLLLALVLVAILGPSLTNAMIAIAIVQQPHYVRLTRAAVMSEMSRDYVMAARVSGVKGLRLMLVTVLPNCMAPLIVQAALSFSTAILDAAALGFLGVGAQPPTPEWGTMLAEAREFILRAWWVVTFPGIAILLTVLAINLFGDGLRDALDPKLKRS, encoded by the coding sequence ATGTCGGAAACGACCCTCACCACCTCGCAGCCGGAGCGTGCCACGGGCCGCATCGCGCTGCTGAAGGAGTTCTGGCAGTACTTCTCCACCAACCGTGGAGCGGTCGCAGGTCTGTTCTTCTTCCTGGCAATCATCATCATTGCCCTCTTTGCAAACTACGTCGCTCCGCACGGCGCTTCCGTGCAGTACCGCGATGCGCTTCTGGTTCCCCCGTCCTGGACCGAAGGCGGCGACGCCCGCTTCCTGCTCGGCACCGACGCCGTGGGCCGGGACATTCTTTCCCGTCTGATCTATGGCAGCCGCTACTCGCTGTTCATCGGCTGCGTGGTGGTCTCCATCGCGCTGATCGCCGGCATCTGCTTCGGCCTTCTGGCTGGCGCGATGCGCGGTTGGGTCGACACGCTAATCATGCGCGTCATGGACATCATCCTGTCCTTTCCCAGCCTGCTTCTGGCCCTCGTGCTGGTCGCCATTCTCGGCCCGTCTCTGACCAACGCGATGATCGCCATCGCCATTGTCCAGCAGCCGCATTACGTCCGCCTCACGCGTGCCGCGGTGATGAGCGAGATGTCGCGCGACTACGTGATGGCGGCGCGCGTTTCCGGCGTGAAGGGCCTGCGCCTGATGCTGGTCACCGTGCTGCCGAACTGCATGGCACCGCTCATCGTTCAGGCGGCCCTGTCCTTCTCCACCGCGATCCTCGACGCGGCCGCCCTCGGCTTCCTGGGCGTCGGCGCACAACCGCCCACCCCGGAGTGGGGCACGATGCTGGCCGAGGCCCGTGAGTTCATTCTGCGCGCATGGTGGGTCGTCACCTTCCCCGGCATCGCCATCCTGCTGACCGTGCTCGCCATCAACCTGTTCGGCGACGGTCTGCGTGACGCGCTCGATCCCAAGCTGAAGAGGTCGTGA
- a CDS encoding ABC transporter permease subunit encodes MLRLILNKIGLLIPTFIGVTIISFLFIRLLPGDPVLLLAGERGLTPDRYAKLLHQYGFDQPLWQQYLDYLVGIFHGDLGVSISTRRPVLNEFFSLFPATVELSLCAIIFAVVIGLPAGVIAALYRGKTPDHAVMTTALVGYSMPIFWWGLLLIILVSGTLGWTPVSGRISLLYYFDSVTGFMLIDSLLSGEPGAFTSAVSHLILPTIVLGTIPLAVIARQTRSAMLEVLDEDYVRTARAKGLPPRRVIGLHALRNAMIPVITVIGLQIGVLFAGAILTETIFSWPGIGKWMIDSIFRRDYPSVQGGLLLIAVIIMLVNLLVDVTYGLINPKIRHTR; translated from the coding sequence ATGCTTCGTCTGATCCTCAATAAGATCGGTCTGCTGATACCGACGTTTATCGGCGTGACCATAATTTCGTTTCTTTTCATCAGGTTGCTGCCGGGTGATCCGGTCTTGCTGCTTGCGGGCGAGCGTGGCTTGACCCCGGACCGCTACGCCAAGCTGTTGCACCAATACGGCTTTGACCAACCATTGTGGCAACAATATCTCGACTACCTTGTCGGGATCTTTCACGGTGACCTCGGCGTTTCCATTTCCACCCGCCGTCCCGTGTTGAATGAATTCTTCTCCCTGTTCCCGGCAACGGTGGAACTCTCGCTTTGCGCGATCATCTTCGCCGTGGTCATCGGACTGCCGGCCGGTGTCATCGCCGCGCTTTATCGTGGCAAGACCCCCGATCACGCCGTCATGACCACCGCGCTTGTCGGGTATTCCATGCCGATCTTCTGGTGGGGCCTGCTGCTGATCATTCTGGTTTCCGGCACATTGGGCTGGACCCCGGTCTCAGGTCGCATCTCGCTGCTCTACTATTTTGATTCGGTAACCGGCTTCATGCTCATCGACAGCCTGTTGTCCGGTGAACCCGGCGCCTTCACCTCCGCGGTCAGCCACCTGATCCTGCCCACCATCGTGCTGGGCACCATCCCGCTCGCCGTGATCGCGCGCCAGACGCGCTCCGCCATGCTGGAAGTTCTCGACGAGGACTATGTCCGCACCGCGCGGGCCAAGGGCCTGCCGCCGCGGCGTGTCATCGGCCTGCATGCGCTTCGCAACGCCATGATCCCGGTCATCACCGTGATCGGCCTGCAGATCGGCGTGCTCTTTGCCGGTGCAATCCTGACCGAGACGATCTTCTCGTGGCCGGGTATCGGCAAGTGGATGATCGATTCCATCTTCCGCCGGGATTACCCCTCCGTGCAGGGCGGCCTTCTGCTCATCGCGGTGATCATCATGCTGGTCAATCTGCTGGTCGATGTGACCTACGGTCTGATCAACCCGAAAATCCGGCACACGAGGTAA